A single Paratractidigestivibacter faecalis DNA region contains:
- the rpsG gene encoding 30S ribosomal protein S7, translating into MPRRASAKTRREVQPDAVYNNRLVTQLINKVLLDGKKATAERIVYGAFDIVKEKAGDDPLAVFKKAMDNIRPTLEVKPKRVGGATYQVPMEVNSRRATTLAIRWMVNFSRARKEKTMAERLANEIIDASNGVGASVKKREDLFKMAEANRAFSHYRF; encoded by the coding sequence ATGCCGCGTCGTGCATCTGCAAAGACCCGTCGTGAGGTTCAGCCTGACGCCGTGTACAACAACCGTCTTGTTACCCAGCTGATCAACAAGGTCCTGCTGGACGGCAAGAAGGCTACCGCCGAGCGCATCGTCTACGGTGCCTTCGACATCGTCAAGGAGAAGGCCGGCGACGATCCCCTGGCCGTCTTCAAGAAGGCCATGGACAACATCCGTCCGACCCTCGAGGTCAAGCCCAAGCGCGTCGGTGGCGCCACCTACCAGGTGCCCATGGAGGTCAACTCCCGTCGTGCCACCACCCTTGCCATCCGCTGGATGGTCAACTTCTCCCGCGCCCGCAAGGAGAAGACCATGGCCGAGCGCCTTGCCAACGAGATCATCGACGCCTCCAACGGCGTGGGTGCCTCCGTCAAGAAGCGTGAGGACCTCTTCAAGATGGCTGAGGCCAACCGCGCGTTCTCTCACTACCGCTTCTAG
- the rpsL gene encoding 30S ribosomal protein S12 — protein MPTINQLVRKGRTSVKSKSKNAALQHNPQKRGVCTRVFTTTPKKPNSALRKVARVRLVNGIEVTAYIPGEGHNLQEHSIVLIRGGRVRDLPGVRYKIVRGAYDCAAVQNRQKARSRYGTKRAK, from the coding sequence TTGCCTACTATCAACCAGCTGGTTCGCAAGGGACGCACGAGCGTCAAGTCCAAGTCCAAGAACGCAGCCCTGCAGCACAACCCCCAGAAGCGCGGCGTCTGCACCCGCGTCTTCACCACCACGCCCAAGAAGCCGAACTCGGCTCTTCGTAAGGTCGCCCGTGTCCGTCTCGTCAACGGCATCGAGGTCACCGCTTACATCCCCGGCGAGGGCCACAACCTCCAGGAGCACTCCATCGTCCTGATCCGTGGCGGCCGCGTCCGTGACCTCCCGGGTGTCCGCTACAAGATCGTCCGTGGCGCCTACGACTGCGCCGCCGTCCAGAACCGCCAGAAGGCCCGTTCTCGCTACGGCACCAAGCGCGCCAAGTAG
- a CDS encoding hydrogenase maturation nickel metallochaperone HypA, with product MHELGIVFHVIKMVEEVGEKNSLTSVARVGLALGEVSGVLPDYLQDCWKWAVQKSDLLQGSVLDVRRIDAVTVCNACGKTYGTVAHGKVCPHCGSADTVLLRGNEVELEEIEAK from the coding sequence ATGCACGAGCTTGGCATAGTCTTCCACGTCATCAAGATGGTCGAGGAGGTGGGGGAGAAGAACTCCCTCACCTCCGTGGCCCGTGTGGGCCTTGCCCTGGGCGAGGTCTCCGGCGTCCTGCCGGACTACCTGCAGGACTGTTGGAAGTGGGCCGTCCAGAAGAGCGACCTTCTCCAGGGCTCGGTCCTGGACGTTCGCCGCATAGACGCGGTCACGGTCTGCAACGCCTGCGGAAAAACCTACGGCACCGTGGCCCACGGAAAGGTCTGCCCCCACTGCGGCAGCGCCGACACCGTCCTTCTGCGCGGAAACGAGGTCGAGCTCGAGGAGATTGAGGCCAAGTAG